In the genome of Bradysia coprophila strain Holo2 unplaced genomic scaffold, BU_Bcop_v1 contig_232, whole genome shotgun sequence, one region contains:
- the LOC119076818 gene encoding monocarboxylate transporter 14-like has translation MDADQLRINDIQFETNFKNKRISKYPPKTETNRSETIDQSNISAISSSELNGIASNSCAHESMSLSNGIDPDTYESIKKVNYEQHDNVKVHSENGGGPTVDVCEVNNVPNANVYLCNQLTDNDCVNKPLLSEQQTKSRKPKSIVKSPSSMGFGAERSAAEFVAPKLSLPVVGYDNERPVLHVQFQHTNGVEASGYAVDKSNQCSSPASSVSSTSSSSSSSDDESIGQYSEAKPPDGGWGWVVVFASFFVNLIADGITFSFGVIYVEFLNYFNEGKAKTAWIGSLFMAMPLLSGPIASFLTDRYGCRKVTIAGSILASLGFVISSFSTSMEMLFFTFGILAGFGLSLCYVAAVVIVAYYFDKRRSFATGLSVCGSGIGTFIFAPLTQVLLENYGWRGTTLILAGLFLNLTVCGMLMRDLEWTTHRAKLKAKERKKNKLGVSAESFSASNSTNTGGTSSNMQQPFNIGENDLGVGNEDGYHARPFSSLITLPTFIRNGEKVPMEVLELMSTHRNGRNTFMHTGLSYSRSFSEPLSSSRHSNVMSPESTLSPTNPERLRYEKTKCRKIENEQAFLTFLKRDGGIHHQKDRQKDAYLKDIKMHRHSLTYRGAMLNINRYRLRASSCPDIYRNSMTTIAKEKTQWSQGVDELKNVLLDMVDFSYFADMRFLLFAVSNFFLYTWYDVPYVYLTDNAIQMGFTETDASILISVIGIVNMVGEIILGWFGDQKYLTAGVIYAICMGFCGITTALVPLMKSYVGLSVVSGLFGLFIAANYALTSIILVELITLERFTNAYGLLLLIQGIANLVGPPLAGWITDLTGNYDLAFYLSGFFICISGVLMFVLPVHGKYKKYRELRQQNSQCDEDVTHTQTTCNGTSISISDKFSKTLFKNGDRINEV, from the exons ATGGATGCCGATCAATTGCGCATTAACGATATCCAATTCGAAACTAACTttaagaacaaaagaatttcaaaatatccgcCAAAAACGGAAACCAACCGTAGTGAAACAATCGATCAATCGAACATTAGTGCGATCTCATCATCTGAACTAAATGGCATAGCTAGCAATAGTTGTGCACACGAATCGATGTCACTTAGCAATGGCATTGATCCAGACACTTATGAGTCAATTAAAAAAGTGAATTACGAGCAACATGACAATGTGAAAGTTCATAGTGAAAACGGTGGTGGTCCTACGGTAGATGTGTGTGAAGTCAATAATGTTCCAAATGCCAATGTTTATTTGTGTAATCAATTAACGGATAACGACTGTGTTAATAAGCCTTTGCTGTCTGAACAACAAACCAAATCGCGTAAACCGAAAAGTATTGTGAAAAGTCCATCGTCAATGGGATTCGGAGCGGAAAGATCAGCTGCTGAATTTGTTGCTCCCAAATTAAGTCTACCAGTTGTCGGATACGACAACGAACGACCGGTGCTGCATGTTCAATTCCAGCACACAAACGGTGTAGAAGCATCTGGCTACGCGGTAGATAAATCGAATCAATGTAGCAGTCCGGCCAGTAGTGTATCGTCAACATCGTCCAGCTCTAGTTCGAGTGACGACGAATCTATCGGTCAATATTCAGAGGCGAAACCTCCGGACGGAGGCTGGGGCTGGGTCGTTGTTTTTGCATCATTTTTCGTTAACTTAATTGCGGATGGGATAACGTTCAGTTTTGGTGTCATTTACGTTGAGTTCTTGAACTACTTCAACGAGGGTAAGGCGAAAACAGCTTGGATTGGTTCATTATTTATGGCCATGCCACTGTTGTCGGGACCAATAGCCTCATTTCTGACGGATCGATATGGTTGTCGTAAGGTTACAATTGCCGGTTCAATATTAGCGTCGCTGGGATTCGTCATTTCGTCATTCAGCACTTCCATGGAAATGCTGTTCTTCACATTCGGCATACTCGCCGGATTCGGGTTGAGTTTGTGTTACGTAGCTGCTGTTGTTATCGTTGCGTACTACTTTGATAAACGTAGATCGTTTGCAACGGGTTTGTCGGTATGCGGCAGTGGCATCGGTACGTTTATATTCGCCCCATTGACCCAAGTTCTGCTGGAAAATTATGGATGGCGAGGAACGACGTTGATATTGGCGGGATTGTTCTTGAACTTGACGGTGTGTGGTATGTTAATGCGAGATTTAGAGTGGACAACTCATCGGGCTAAGTTGAAAGCCAAGGAACGGAAAAAGAATAAGCTTGGAGTGTCTGCCGAATCATTTTCCGCAAGCAACAGTACCAACACCGGTGGAACTAGTAGTAATATGCAGCAGCCATTTAACATCGGAGAAAATGATCTTGGTGTGGGTAATGAAGATGGATACCATGCACGACCATTCAGTTCGTTGATAACTCTTCCAACGTTCATCAGAAATGGTGAAAAG GTTCCCATGGAAGTCCTGGAACTGATGTCGACGCATCGAAATGGTCGTAACACTTTCATGCATACTGGCCTATCGTACTCGCGTAGTTTCAGCGAACCTTTATCGTCGTCTCGTCATTCTAATGTCATGTCACCGGAATCTACCTTAAGTCCAACCAATCCCGAACGTTTACGCTACGAAAAAACCAAATGTCGTAAAATTGAGAACGAGCAAGCGTTCCTAACATTCCTGAAACGTGACGGCGGTATCCATCATCAAAAGGATCGCCAGAAAGATGCTTATTTAAAGGACATCAAAATGCACCGTCATTCGCTTACCTATCGTGGCGCCATGTTGAATATAAATCGATACCGTCTCCGTGCTTCGTCGTGTCCGGATATCTACCGCAACTCAATGACAACAATTGCCAAAGAGAAAACGCAGTGGAGTCAGGGCGTCGACGagctgaaaaatgttttgctcgACATGGTGGACTTCTCGTATTTTGCTGACATGCGATTCCTGTTGTTTGCcgtttcgaatttctttttgtatacGTGGTACGATGTCCCGTATGTGTATTTGACTGACAATGCTATACAAATGGGTTTCACCGAAACGGACGCATCCATATTGATATCGGTCATCGGAATCGTTAATATGGTCGGCGAG ATCATTTTGGGATGGTTCGGCGACCAAAAGTATTTGACCGCTGGCGTTATCTACGCCATTTGTATGGGATTTTGTGGAATAACAACGGCTCTGGTTCCGTTAATGAAATCTTATGTC GGTCTGAGCGTAGTGTCTGGATTATTCGGTTTATTTATAGCGGCTAATTACGCTCTCACAAGTATTATCCTTGTCGAATTGATTACACTGGAACGATTCACCAACGCTTACGGTCTTCTGTTACTCATCCAAGGGATTGCGAATTTAGTTGGACCACCGTTAGCTGGATGGATCACCGATCTCACTGGAAACTACGATCTAGCCTTCTACTTATCCGGATTCTTCATTTGCATCTCTGGGGTATTGATGTTTGTCCTACCTGTTCatggaaaatacaaaaaatatcgaGAATTACGACAACAGAACTCACAATGCGACGAGGATGTTACG CACACCCAAACAACGTGCAACGGAACGTCAATCAGCATCAGCGATAAGTTTAGCAAAACTTTGTTTAAAAATGGCGATCGAATCAACGAGGTTTAG
- the LOC119076838 gene encoding putative odorant receptor 71a yields the protein MHSIRINKVIDQMISFFRRIGIWHGEDMPKMGQLRLKSFYSIYYLFFFISFSVGAIKKETVDESIFLAEVAVIVSVMTTKIWMLLWKQKQIMALLNRICVFSIRNDEEFAYFNDKVDRFVKFVIVFACATIVGSLGNAIFPFIGKEKKLIVDIAFPLDWKNSEIAFWMAYIFFVSENILSILAITLSVVIWYLLLHCSLRYKILGMEIRNMGRITSGGNGKMSVKKQKSLFYEDLVAAIKFHLHLRGLIDELESFLSKLFLLQFATSGVCICGSIYCLAFDVAVNFVERIVHVYSLFYNTAELLMITYLGNDILLSSSDLTYSLFESEWIGQPQSTQKCIVIFGEYLKQSHEMLIGKLYPLTLETFTRILNSSYSLFNILKNTKQ from the exons ATGCATTCCATTCGAATTAATAAAGTGATCGATCAAatgatttctttctttcgtcGTATTGGCATTTGGCATGGAGAAGACATGCCTAAAATGGGTCAACTACGACTGAAGTCCTTCTATAGCATCTATTACCTGTTTTTTTTCATATCATTCTCGGTTGGAGCTATTAAAAAAGAAACCGTTGATGAGAGTATCTTCTTAGCGGAAGTAGCAGTTATTGTCTCAGTTATGACTACCAAAATTTGGATGTTGCTTTGGAAGCAGAAGCAAATTATGGCGTTGCTAAATCGAATTTGTGTATTTTCAATTAGAAATGATGAAGAGTTTGCATATTTCAATGACAAAGTGGATAGATTCGTCAAATTTGTGATTGTATTTGCATGTGCTACTATCGTTGGTTCGTTGGGAAATGCGATTTTCCCATTTATTGGAAAAGAGAAGAAACTTATCGTGGACATTGCATTTCCATTagattggaaaaatagtgaaaTTGCCTTTTGGATGgcgtacattttcttcgtTTCCGAAAATATTCTCTCGATTCTGGCAATAACGTTGTCAGTTGTAATTTGGTACCTTTTGCTACATTGCTCCTTAAGgtataaaattttaggaatgGAAATAAGAAACATGGGACGAATTACAAGTGGCGGTAATGGAAAAATGTCGGTCAAGAAACAGAAGAGCCTTTTTTATGAGGACTTAGTGGCGGCAATTAAATTTCACCTTCATTTAAGGGG attaatCGACGAACTGGAgtcatttttatcaaaattatttctgttACAATTTGCCACCAGTGGTGTCTGTATTTGTGGTTCAATTTATTGCTTGGCCTTT GATGTTGCTGTCAACTTTGTGGAACGCATAGTTCATGTCTATTCGCTTTTCTACAACACTGCTGAGTTGTTAATGATAACGTACTTAGGGAATGATATTTTGCTGTCGAGTAGCGATCTTACCTACAGTTTGTTTGAATCGGAATGGATCGGACAACCACAATCGACCCAGAAGTGCATAGTcatttttggtgaatatttGAAGCAATCGCATGAGATGCTAATCGGTAAATTGTATCCGTTGACTTTGGAAACATTTACTAGG attctgAATTCGTCCTAcagcttgttcaacattttgaaaaacactaaacaataa
- the LOC119076849 gene encoding putative odorant receptor 71a, whose protein sequence is MYSTRIHKRVDQMISFLRRIGIWHGEDRPSTSQLRLKTFCCIYYLLFFTSLLIGAMINETVDQSVFLAETSTVALVLTIKICMLLWKQKQIMGLLNRICVFSIRNDEEFAFFNDKVEKFNKFLIAFACASIAGTFGFLAFPFIGNKKSVVLDIAFPLDWENSEIGFWMVYIFLVTESALSFLAMTCSVIIWYLLLHCSLRYKILGMEIRNVGRIRGGKVKILEKERQAIFYQDLVVSIEGHLHLRGLIVEVEEFLSKLFLLQFATSSICICGSIYCLAFDISDNFLERIVHVYTFFYNIAELFMITYFGNEIMLSSSRLTYSLFESEWIGQPQSTIKCIIIFGEYLKRSHEMLIGKLYPLTLETFTRILKSSYSLFNIIKNTK, encoded by the exons ATGTATTCTACTCGAATTCATAAGCGGGTCGATCAAATGATTTCTTTCTTGCGTCGTATTGGCATTTGGCATGGTGAAGATAGACCTTCAACTAGTCAACTCAGACTGAAGACATTCTGTTGTATCTATTACCTGCTGTTTTTTACTTCACTGTTGATTGGAGCAATGATAAATGAGACCGTAGATCAGAGTGTATTTCTAGCTGAAACATCAACTGTTGCCTTGGTATTGACGATTAAAATTTGCATGTTGCTTTGGAAACAGAAGCAAATTATGGGATTGCTGAATCGAATTTgtgttttctcaattcgaaaTGATGAAGAGtttgcatttttcaatgacaaagtggaaaaattcaacaaatttctgattGCGTTCGCATGTGCTTCTATCGCTGGTACATTTGGATTTTTAGCTTTCCCCTTTATTGGAAACAAGAAATCTGTTGTTTTGGATATAGCCTTTCCATTGGATTGGGAAAATAGTGAAATTGGATTTTGGATGGTGTACATTTTCCTTGTCACCGAAAGTGCTCTCTCTTTTTTGGCAATGACGTGTTCCGTTATAATTTGGTATTTATTGCTGCACTGTTCTTTAAGATACAAAATTCTGGGAATGGAGATCAGGAACGTGGGACGAATCAGAGGTGGTAAAGTGAAAATCTTGGAAAAGGAACGACAGGCTATTTTTTACCAGGACTTAGTAGTGTCGATTGAAGGTCACCTTCATTTAAGGGG gTTGATCGTCGAAGTGGAAGAATTCTTATCCAAATTATTTCTACTGCAATTCGCCACCAGTAGCATCTGCATTTGCGGTTCAATTTATTGCTTGGCATTC GATATCAGTGACAACTTTCTGGAGCGCATAGTCCACGTATATACGTTTTTCTACAACATCGCTGAATTGTTTATGATAACGTATTTCGGGAATGAGATTATGTTGTCAAGCAGTCGCCTAACATACAGTTTGTTTGAATCGGAATGGATCGGACAACCACAATCGACCATTAAATGcataataatttttggtgaatatttGAAGCGATCGCATGAGATGTTAATCGGTAAATTGTATCCGTTGACTTTGGAAACATTTACTAGG ATTTTGAAATCGTCTTACAGCCTGTTCAATATCATAAAGAAcactaaataa
- the LOC119076843 gene encoding uncharacterized protein LOC119076843, producing the protein MSQYLQSIHQNVSKTTLLTITIALYFGIFIGLCHGHGRLIEPPSRSSAWRYGFQTPPNYNDHELYCGGFTRQQRNGGKCGECGDPWDAPQPRANEYGGRFGQGVVVRKYNPGSDITLRVELTASHMGYFEFRVCPEIAAKQECLDKHVLELLGGSPSVPHPNDLSTRFYPRNGSRIYEIKGRLPNGLECPNCVLQWRYIAGNNWGMCPDGTGAVGCGAQEEFRACADINIGDIGPQAPLRPVRPGTKPTTRTKPTDATSEKPTESETGQTTEAEETPSRLLGPIIATITLLVVVCMLATIYLYYYHGQRVKHLMLWKREQKTPIISYPPAVTPSLTPMPPIPPPRTKRLSQTINEIDANESSVLNGSNSTVA; encoded by the exons ATGTCGCAATACTTACAatcaattcatcaaaatgtttCCAAAACCACCCTACTCACAATCACCATTGCTTTATACTTCGGAATATTCATCGGTTTATGTCATGGTCATGGACGATTGATCGAACCTCCTAGTCGATCATCAGCGTGGAGATATGGATTTCAAACACCTCCAAATTACAACGATCATGAATTGTATTGCGGCGGATTCACCAGGCAACAAAGAAATGGTGGGAAATGTGGCGAATGCGGTGATCCCTG GGATGCACCACAGCCTAGAGCAAACGAGTATGGTGGAAGATTTGGTCAAGGTGTTGTTGTAAGAAAATATAACCCAGGCAGTGATATTACATTGAGGGTTGAATTAACGGCATCGCATATGGG ATACTTCGAATTCCGGGTATGTCCGGAAATTGCGGCAAAACAAGAGTGTCTAGACAAACATGTACTAGAATTGCTAGGTGGTAGTCCGAGCGTTCCACATCCGAATGACttaagtacaagattttatccTCGCAATGGAAGCCGAATATATGAAATAAAAGGACGACTGCCCAATG GTCTGGAGTGTCCAAACTGTGTTTTGCAATGGCGTTACATAGCTGGTAATAATTGGGGCATGTGTCCCGATGGAACTGGAGCTGTGGGATGTGGCGCCCAAGAAGAATTTAGAGCATGTGCGGATATTAATATTGGAGACATTGGACCTCAAGCACCTCTTCGGCCCGTGCGTCCGGGAACCAAACCTACGACTCGTACAAAACCGACCGACGCAACATCGGAAAAACCCACAGAATCGGAAACTGGCCAAACAACGGAAGCAGAAGAAACTCCAAGTCGCCTGCTGGGTCCCATTATTGCTACGATCACTTTATTGGTTGTTGTGTGCATGCTGGCTACCATTTATCTGTATTACTATCATGGACAGCGTGTCAAACATTTGATGTTATGGAAGCGGGAACAAAAAACTCCAATAATTTCATATCCTCCAGCGGTGACACCATCTCTAACACCAATGCCTCCGATTCCACCGCCACGAACGAAAAGACTATCGCAAACaattaatgaaattgatgCTAATGAATCAAGTGTGTTGAATGGATCAAATAGCACTGTAGCATGA
- the LOC119076867 gene encoding LOW QUALITY PROTEIN: heme oxygenase 1 (The sequence of the model RefSeq protein was modified relative to this genomic sequence to represent the inferred CDS: inserted 2 bases in 1 codon) produces MGDDLVNGTLSFSKQMRKATRDIHKISDALVNAKIAFGLSDNKVWADGLQXFRYLERNTPVEWLPVEYHRTTAFESDLAYYLGEDWQSTYSIRESVHKYLNHLEEIKNKNEKLLIAYVYHLYMGLLSGGQILQKKRQLMSNIVTSGNNGGCALTSFEGYAISDLKKRMRGLVDDLGNEWDEEIKNEIIKESRHVFELNNEIVSTVEGAGRVAMFKIGIAALVVAVAYVFFRIIK; encoded by the exons ATGGGTGACGATTTAGTCAATGGAACGTTAAGTTTTTCCAAACAAATGAGGAAGGCAACCAGGGACATCCACAAAATCAGTGATGCTTTGGTTAATGCGAAGATTGCTTTCG GTTTGTCGGACAACAAGGTCTGGGCGGATGGActaca atttcgttatctCGAGCGAAACACACCGGTAGAATGGCTTCCAGTTGAATACCATCGAACAACTGCATTCGAATCTGATTTGGCCTATTATTTGGGTGAAGACTGGCAATCAACGTATTCGATCCGAGAGAGCGTTCACAAATATCTGAATCATTTGGaggaaattaaaaacaaaaacgaaaaactccTAATCGCCTACGTCTATCATTTGTACATGGGACTGCTGTCTGGTGGTCAGATTTTGCAGAAGAAACGACAACTGATGAGTAACATTGTTACGTCTGGTAATAATGGTGGATGCGCGCTGACAAGCTTTGAAGGGTATGCTATTAGTGACTTGAAGAAACGAATGCGAGGCTTGGTTGACGATCTAGGTAACGAATGGGATgaggaaattaaaaatgaaatcatcAAGGAGAGCAGACATGTATTCGAATTGAATAACGAAATTGTTTCGACTGTGGAAGGAGCTGGTCGAGTGGCAATGTTTAAAATTGGAATTGCAGCATTGGTGGTTGCGGTCGCGTACGTTTTCTTCCGAATAATTAAGTAG